Genomic DNA from Candidatus Methylomirabilota bacterium:
CCATCTGCGGGGAGCCGGGACCCCAGCTGTCGTACTACCTCCCCGGCGGCCAGATCCTGCGTTTCCATGCGTTCTGCGACCTGCTCTGGCAGGAGGAGCGAGCCCGATGACCAGCCACACGATCGGCGTCCTGCACCCGGGAGAGATGGGGGTCACGGTCGGCGCCTCGGCGCGCGCCGACGGTTCGCGCGTGCTGTGGGCCTCCGAGGGGCGGAGCGCGCAGACCCGGGAGCGCGCCGCCGCGGCCGGGCTCGAGGACGCCAAGACGCTCGTGTTGCTCTGCGCCGCCAGCGGCGTGATTCTCTCGGTCTGCCCGCCACATTCGGCCCTCGATCTTGCGCGCGCGGTGGCGGCCCAGGCCTTCTCCGGCGTCTACGTAGACGGGAACGCCATCTCACCGGGGACCGCGCGGGAAATCGGCCGGATCATCGAGCGCGGCGGCGCCACCTTCGTGGACGGCGGCATCATCGGGCCTCCGGCCCGCGCGCGGGGCACCACGCGCTTGTATCTCTCGGGTGAGCAGGCCGGGCGGGTCGTCCGCCTGTTCGCTCAGGGGCCCCTTGAGGCCATCGCGCTCGACGGCGGACCCGGCGCGGCTTCCGCGCTCAAGATGGCCTATGCCGCGTACACGAAGGGCACGGCGGCG
This window encodes:
- a CDS encoding DUF1932 domain-containing protein, whose translation is MTSHTIGVLHPGEMGVTVGASARADGSRVLWASEGRSAQTRERAAAAGLEDAKTLVLLCAASGVILSVCPPHSALDLARAVAAQAFSGVYVDGNAISPGTAREIGRIIERGGATFVDGGIIGPPARARGTTRLYLSGEQAGRVVRLFAQGPLEAIALDGGPGAASALKMAYAAYTKGTAALLVSIRALAIRAGVDQALLDEWARSQPELGARSERAAGETARKAWRFTGEMAEIAATFDDAGLPDGFFRAAGEIYESLAGYKDAPAMPSVAEVAKALAGRPRD